The Psychromonas sp. MME1 genome window below encodes:
- a CDS encoding cytidine deaminase, with amino-acid sequence MNYFNQLHELLDCASAPYSGFHVAAIVVTYDNKIYKGVNVESAAYPTTNCAERNALQTAVTEGAKIGDIKEVHILARNAKQELVQAYPCGSCRQVIAEQSANNGIVYCYASATEFAQHSIAELLPHAFLGAEM; translated from the coding sequence ATGAACTATTTCAATCAATTACATGAGCTGCTTGATTGTGCATCTGCGCCCTATTCAGGTTTTCACGTAGCTGCAATCGTCGTTACGTATGACAATAAAATATATAAGGGGGTGAATGTCGAATCAGCCGCCTACCCCACCACTAATTGTGCCGAACGTAATGCTTTGCAAACCGCCGTGACTGAAGGCGCTAAAATAGGTGATATTAAAGAGGTACATATCCTCGCACGCAATGCCAAACAGGAGCTGGTTCAAGCTTACCCCTGTGGCTCATGTCGTCAAGTCATTGCAGAGCAGTCAGCGAATAATGGCATAGTTTATTGCTACGCATCTGCAACAGAATTCGCTCAACATAGCATCGCAGAATTATTACCGCACGCCTTCCTCGGTGCGGAAATGTAA
- the udp gene encoding uridine phosphorylase, with the protein MSDVFHLGLTKSMLDGATLAIVPGDPERVKKIAELMEGATFLASHREYTSYLAYIDKRAVVVCSTGIGGPSTSIAVEELAQLGVTTFLRIGTTGSIQPHVKVGDVIVTQASVRLDGASLHFAPMEFPAVADFSATTAMVAACRDAGVEPHVGITASSDTFYPGQERYDTVSGRVTRRFKGSMQEWQELGVLNYEMESATLFTMCASQGWRAACVAGVIVNRTEQEIPNEATMKSTESNAISIVVAAAKKLLA; encoded by the coding sequence ATGTCTGATGTATTTCATTTAGGGTTAACGAAAAGCATGTTAGACGGTGCAACTTTAGCCATTGTACCGGGTGATCCTGAACGCGTTAAAAAAATTGCCGAATTAATGGAAGGGGCCACTTTTTTAGCCTCTCACCGAGAGTATACAAGTTATCTTGCTTATATTGACAAGCGTGCGGTAGTGGTCTGTTCAACGGGTATCGGCGGGCCTTCCACTTCGATCGCCGTCGAAGAGTTAGCTCAATTAGGTGTGACCACCTTTTTACGTATCGGGACAACGGGCTCTATTCAACCCCATGTTAAAGTCGGGGATGTGATCGTCACACAAGCATCGGTTCGCCTTGATGGTGCAAGCTTACACTTTGCACCGATGGAGTTTCCTGCCGTTGCTGATTTTAGCGCAACGACGGCCATGGTCGCTGCCTGCCGTGATGCTGGTGTCGAACCGCATGTTGGTATTACCGCCTCATCGGATACCTTTTACCCAGGTCAAGAACGTTACGACACTGTCTCTGGGCGAGTCACGCGCCGTTTTAAAGGGTCAATGCAAGAGTGGCAAGAGTTAGGTGTGCTTAACTATGAGATGGAATCTGCAACGCTGTTTACCATGTGCGCTTCACAGGGCTGGCGCGCAGCCTGTGTAGCGGGTGTTATCGTCAACAGGACTGAACAAGAGATTCCCAACGAAGCGACGATGAAAAGCACTGAAAGTAATGCAATTTCAATCGTTGTGGCAGCGGCTAAAAAGCTACTTGCCTAA
- the priA gene encoding primosomal protein N' codes for MSEAIICRVALAIPLHKQFDYLLPSYLISATALADINNLVGCRVRVPFGGKRQMIGVIYEVNPECDYALNKLKKITQLIDPTPLLNDSLWSLLKWAAYYYQHPFGDVFQQAIPTPLREGQETLFKGCEHWQLSETPFQLDQFNSAKKQQQVLALLQKNSCPISTDQLKSKNISRTTLKALQQKSLIEPIELQPISHFNWQENVIENSEKPHLTTEQAIAITTINEQINYFNCFLLEGITGSGKTEVYLNIIKPILQSGKQALVIVPEIGLTPQTIERFQSRFNVPVYVKHSALNARQQFDTWLHARQGSGAIIIGTRSAIFSDFKDLGLIIIDEEHDASFKQQDGFRYHARDFAIKRAFQENIPIILGSATPSLETLHNALQGKYQHLHLTHRTGKAKPPSSSLINLAGLPLKSGLSPQLIELMKLHLEKNNQVILFLNRRGFAPVLMCHECGWLVKCQRCDAFYTYHKSANYLHCHHCSATLPVPRQCGHCGSTQLITTGVGTEQLEETLKTLFPNYPTIRIDRDNTRKKESFNTYIKDINEGKYKILLGTQMLAKGHHFADVTLVALIDVDGALFSNDYRASERLAQLFTQVAGRAGRESKKGQVFLQTHHPEHSLLQDLINNGYLDFSRSALQERKLAHLPPTTFQALLRSESSNATLAENFLGLCKQILNKIATDNQNSERLLILGPIPATMERRADKFRFQLLLQCEQRQLITQTLQQALTALDAIPEGRKLRWSIDVDPIDFT; via the coding sequence ATGAGCGAAGCAATCATTTGCCGTGTTGCACTGGCAATTCCACTACATAAACAGTTCGATTACCTGCTACCGAGTTATCTCATTAGTGCCACAGCACTGGCTGATATAAATAACTTAGTGGGTTGTCGTGTACGTGTTCCTTTTGGTGGAAAACGACAAATGATTGGTGTGATTTACGAAGTCAATCCTGAATGCGACTACGCACTAAATAAGTTAAAAAAAATAACACAATTAATTGACCCAACCCCACTGCTTAATGACTCCCTATGGTCACTATTAAAATGGGCTGCCTACTATTATCAACACCCCTTTGGCGATGTTTTCCAACAGGCCATTCCAACCCCATTGCGAGAGGGTCAAGAAACCTTGTTTAAAGGTTGTGAACATTGGCAACTAAGTGAGACTCCTTTTCAACTTGACCAATTTAATAGCGCTAAAAAACAGCAACAGGTATTGGCATTATTACAAAAAAACAGTTGCCCCATCTCCACAGATCAATTAAAAAGTAAAAATATCAGTCGCACAACACTCAAAGCTTTACAGCAAAAATCCCTTATCGAACCCATTGAATTGCAACCTATTTCTCATTTCAACTGGCAAGAGAATGTTATAGAAAATAGTGAAAAACCACACTTAACAACAGAACAAGCCATTGCAATTACAACGATTAATGAGCAAATAAATTATTTTAACTGTTTTTTGTTAGAGGGGATCACGGGCAGTGGAAAAACAGAAGTTTACCTCAATATAATCAAACCGATCCTACAATCGGGTAAACAAGCATTAGTTATCGTACCTGAAATAGGGCTTACACCCCAAACCATCGAACGCTTTCAGAGTCGTTTTAACGTGCCCGTCTATGTTAAACATTCCGCTTTAAATGCGCGTCAACAATTCGATACATGGCTGCATGCAAGACAGGGGAGTGGTGCAATTATTATTGGTACACGCAGTGCTATTTTCAGTGATTTTAAAGACCTTGGTTTAATCATTATTGATGAAGAGCATGACGCATCCTTCAAACAACAGGATGGTTTCCGCTACCATGCGCGAGATTTTGCCATTAAACGCGCCTTTCAGGAAAATATCCCAATCATACTCGGCTCTGCAACGCCATCGTTAGAGACACTGCATAATGCGCTACAGGGAAAATACCAACACCTTCATTTAACTCATCGCACTGGCAAAGCCAAACCGCCCAGTAGCAGTTTAATTAACCTCGCAGGTTTACCACTGAAGTCAGGATTGTCACCGCAGCTCATTGAGCTGATGAAACTGCACCTAGAAAAAAACAATCAGGTTATTCTATTTTTAAATCGTCGCGGTTTTGCCCCCGTATTAATGTGCCATGAGTGCGGCTGGCTAGTAAAATGTCAACGCTGTGACGCTTTTTATACCTACCATAAATCCGCGAACTATTTACACTGCCACCATTGTAGCGCCACCTTACCAGTCCCGCGGCAGTGTGGACATTGTGGATCAACACAGCTGATCACAACGGGTGTCGGAACAGAGCAGTTAGAGGAAACCTTAAAAACACTTTTCCCCAACTATCCGACGATACGCATTGACCGAGATAATACGCGTAAAAAAGAGAGTTTTAATACCTATATCAAGGATATTAATGAAGGAAAATATAAAATTTTATTAGGTACGCAAATGCTCGCTAAGGGGCACCACTTTGCCGATGTCACCTTAGTTGCGTTAATTGATGTCGATGGTGCACTTTTTAGCAATGATTATCGCGCCAGTGAACGTTTAGCACAATTATTTACACAAGTGGCAGGTCGTGCTGGGCGAGAAAGTAAAAAGGGGCAAGTGTTCTTACAAACCCATCACCCTGAGCATAGTTTATTACAGGATCTTATTAATAATGGTTATCTCGATTTTTCACGCAGTGCGCTGCAGGAACGTAAGCTCGCACATCTACCGCCCACAACTTTTCAAGCATTACTTCGATCTGAATCGAGTAATGCGACCTTAGCTGAAAATTTTTTAGGGTTATGTAAACAGATACTTAATAAGATAGCGACGGACAATCAAAATAGTGAACGACTACTGATATTAGGGCCAATACCCGCGACAATGGAAAGGCGTGCAGATAAATTTCGTTTTCAACTACTACTACAGTGTGAACAACGACAACTGATTACGCAAACGCTACAGCAGGCGCTCACTGCCTTGGATGCCATTCCCGAGGGGCGCAAGTTACGTTGGTCTATCGATGTTGATCCCATTGATTTCACTTAA